The proteins below are encoded in one region of uncultured Eubacteriales bacterium:
- a CDS encoding conserved hypothetical protein (Evidence 4 : Homologs of previously reported genes of unknown function) encodes MSLIAYKMFDPGLICRGYQFKADAMNVTEKANCRSNGFHCAENPLDCLTYYPNFSEAECWEVEAGGDIDEDDIDSKISCTEMRLIRRLSLRDFLEAALLYIVRHPFREWNGNVIRDCGAAENGFAIVRGVDPAAAGPQGAYLALAKENPLTRRIEEIALWEVDGSGRKPGVYYDCQGKEREEAD; translated from the coding sequence ATGTCACTGATAGCTTACAAAATGTTTGATCCGGGGCTGATCTGCCGGGGATACCAATTCAAGGCAGACGCGATGAACGTGACTGAAAAGGCGAACTGCCGCAGCAACGGCTTTCACTGTGCAGAGAATCCACTAGATTGCCTTACCTACTACCCGAACTTCTCAGAGGCCGAATGCTGGGAAGTTGAGGCTGGGGGAGATATCGACGAGGACGACATCGACAGCAAAATTTCCTGCACGGAGATGCGGTTGATCCGCCGGTTGAGTCTGCGGGACTTTCTGGAGGCTGCGTTGCTGTACATAGTTCGACACCCGTTCCGAGAGTGGAACGGGAACGTTATACGGGATTGCGGCGCAGCGGAGAATGGATTCGCTATTGTGCGTGGAGTAGACCCAGCCGCTGCCGGTCCCCAGGGCGCTTACTTGGCGCTGGCCAAGGAGAATCCACTTACAAGGCGCATTGAAGAAATTGCCCTCTGGGAAGTAGATGGCTCCGGTCGGAAACCCGGAGTGTACTACGACTGTCAGGGAAAAGAGCGGGAGGAGGCAGATTGA
- a CDS encoding hypothetical protein (Evidence 5 : No homology to any previously reported sequences), with translation MKGKNCFFLFLFLGDQESPELAMRAEFAQLRQHYLVGRSKQTGRVIGTTRSGYPKYESVYCEGVLTDLGVLDSEDWEHRSRALIEKYREWDMYRRLLEYTGSCAWLRRDKERERYALGLHMSRIFENPEWVGYEEFHAQKNGLGDDLVIEKAIEKINAEMQRNAGNIHMDVVSRYIIARCADETAATMVAEDGKSLGGAMDAIWEVAKEGMVNKKAVLGADPAFDAVDGYFGFNRADDIRYAVLAAVSGDVPVTPPAHSSARVVLDLADFL, from the coding sequence ATGAAAGGAAAAAACTGCTTTTTCCTGTTTCTGTTCCTGGGTGACCAGGAGAGCCCAGAGTTAGCAATGCGGGCTGAGTTTGCACAACTTCGGCAGCACTACCTTGTGGGGCGGTCAAAACAGACAGGTCGAGTGATCGGAACGACGCGGAGTGGATATCCAAAATACGAGTCAGTTTACTGTGAAGGGGTCCTGACAGACCTTGGAGTGCTGGATTCAGAGGACTGGGAGCACCGGTCCCGCGCACTGATTGAAAAATACAGGGAGTGGGACATGTACCGGCGTCTTTTGGAGTATACCGGTAGCTGCGCTTGGCTGCGCAGGGATAAAGAGCGGGAACGGTACGCCCTGGGCCTCCATATGAGCAGGATATTTGAAAACCCGGAGTGGGTTGGATATGAGGAATTTCACGCACAGAAAAATGGATTAGGAGATGATCTTGTGATTGAAAAAGCCATTGAGAAGATTAACGCGGAGATGCAGAGAAACGCGGGAAATATTCACATGGACGTCGTAAGCCGCTATATCATTGCCCGCTGTGCCGATGAAACAGCCGCCACAATGGTAGCAGAGGATGGGAAGAGCCTGGGCGGGGCGATGGACGCTATTTGGGAAGTCGCTAAGGAGGGAATGGTGAACAAGAAGGCGGTACTAGGGGCAGACCCCGCATTTGATGCAGTCGACGGCTACTTTGGTTTTAACCGGGCGGACGATATTCGATATGCGGTGCTGGCGGCAGTCTCCGGCGACGTTCCTGTCACGCCGCCCGCCCACTCTTCGGCGCGAGTGGTGTTAGATCTGGCCGACTTTTTATAG